From Kineosporia succinea, the proteins below share one genomic window:
- a CDS encoding GNAT family N-acetyltransferase has translation MITPHIRAATITEAREVADLFARAYEHDPVWAALAPRADRRTRTIRRVMRAELLRGGVRTLDVATDPETGRIIGALSYEAPRHRTPAHWWDRFTAHLPGCIGRALRHDLTVRNLRPSEPHWYLHDIAADPGHRGQGIGSALLRHRLGLIDQAPTPAALQATTTASARLYGRYGFAEVAPIHDLPGVTSFALTRPARPARPAAPPGPGRSQSQNQPGGVCPEKISRDSILANQSSADRQPSAT, from the coding sequence ATGATCACGCCGCACATCCGCGCCGCAACGATCACCGAGGCACGTGAGGTCGCCGACCTCTTCGCCCGCGCCTACGAACACGACCCGGTCTGGGCCGCTCTGGCCCCACGCGCCGACCGACGCACCCGCACGATCCGGCGGGTGATGCGCGCCGAGCTGCTCCGCGGCGGCGTCCGCACGCTCGACGTGGCGACCGACCCCGAAACCGGCCGGATCATCGGCGCTCTCAGCTACGAAGCACCGCGCCACCGAACCCCGGCCCACTGGTGGGACCGGTTCACGGCCCATCTGCCCGGTTGCATCGGCCGGGCTCTGCGCCATGACCTCACCGTGCGGAATCTGCGGCCGAGCGAGCCGCACTGGTACCTGCACGACATCGCCGCCGATCCCGGACATCGCGGGCAGGGCATCGGCTCGGCGCTGCTGAGGCACCGGCTCGGCCTGATCGACCAGGCTCCGACGCCTGCGGCGCTGCAGGCGACGACCACGGCGAGTGCCCGCCTCTACGGTCGGTACGGCTTCGCGGAGGTCGCCCCGATCCACGATCTGCCGGGTGTCACCTCGTTCGCCCTGACCAGACCGGCCAGACCGGCCAGACCGGCCGCACCGCCCGGGCCGGGCCGGTCTCAGTCGCAGAACCAGCCGGGCGGGGTCTGCCCCGAGAAGATCAGCAGGGACTCGATTCTCGCGAACCAGTCGTCGGCCGACAGGCAGCCGTCGGCGACCTGA
- a CDS encoding AraC family transcriptional regulator, with translation MRTSSVVTDRPEVAGQLIGRIFARTRLDLDAVDEDFQFRVVRAEAGELACGVQRWGFTGRSVSEPLATFATVLVSDGSMSQARAGRPDVRLGPGEVWRSDTAQATRATWTPNSTFTTLHLPLASIAEAAAALTDSAGTGVRFLDNVPVDDASSRYWAQLMRMTWAEASAARSGLASPLVRAHLVRTLTTAALSVFPNSIMTSHYQPGGGHAGPATLRRAVAHMQAHAAEPLTLAQIAGAAGISARALQIAFARHHGCTPMAYLRSTRLDRAHRDLEAADPAFDTVADVARRWGFTHPGRFAVVYRQRFGVHPRQTLAR, from the coding sequence GTGCGGACATCGTCGGTGGTCACCGACCGGCCGGAGGTGGCGGGCCAGCTCATCGGGCGGATCTTCGCCCGCACCCGGCTCGACCTGGACGCGGTCGACGAGGACTTCCAGTTCCGCGTCGTGCGGGCCGAGGCCGGGGAACTGGCCTGCGGCGTGCAGCGCTGGGGCTTCACCGGCCGCTCGGTGTCCGAGCCGCTCGCCACGTTCGCGACGGTGCTGGTCAGTGACGGCTCGATGAGCCAGGCCCGGGCCGGCCGGCCCGACGTCCGGCTCGGCCCGGGCGAGGTCTGGCGCAGTGACACGGCCCAGGCCACCCGGGCCACCTGGACCCCGAACTCCACGTTCACCACGCTGCACCTGCCGCTGGCGAGCATCGCCGAGGCGGCGGCCGCCCTGACCGACTCGGCGGGCACCGGCGTCCGGTTCCTCGACAACGTCCCGGTCGACGACGCGTCCTCCCGCTACTGGGCCCAGCTCATGCGCATGACCTGGGCCGAGGCCTCGGCCGCCCGCTCAGGCCTGGCCAGCCCCCTGGTGCGGGCCCACCTGGTGCGCACCCTCACCACGGCCGCCCTGAGCGTGTTCCCCAACAGCATCATGACCAGCCACTACCAGCCCGGCGGCGGGCACGCCGGCCCCGCGACCCTGCGCCGCGCGGTGGCCCACATGCAGGCGCACGCCGCCGAGCCGCTGACCCTGGCCCAGATCGCCGGGGCGGCCGGCATCAGCGCCCGGGCCCTGCAGATCGCGTTCGCCCGGCACCACGGCTGCACCCCGATGGCATACCTGCGCAGCACTCGCCTCGACCGGGCCCACCGTGACCTCGAGGCCGCCGACCCGGCCTTCGACACCGTGGCCGATGTGGCCCGGCGCTGGGGGTTCACCCATCCGGGCCGGTTCGCGGTGGTCTACCGGCAGCGGTTCGGGGTGCATCCCCGTCAGACCCTGGCCCGGTGA
- the lanKC gene encoding class III lanthionine synthetase LanKC: MRYVEFIQADPFFYDRLRTDRTHPATTDYRIAQNVDWAGWEQNTRDGWHGVFPRDLELPEQGWKVHVSATLENAQCVLDLVSGHCGRQRVPFKYRATRTDLLRINLKYADRGTSGKFVTVYPATEQACAEVLNDLDALVGGMDGPYVLSDLRWNQGPVYLRYGGFRALDVRDEHDQLVPAIRRPDGELVPDRRTPSFAPPAWVPLPAFVTTARERLNADDSEAFGYRVREALHFSNGGGVYLAERLRDAATVVLKEARPHAGLSPDGRDAVERLQCEREQLERLRGVPSIVGVLGGFEHSGHHFLVLEHVGGRSLNREIAARHPMVRAGASTHDRDEYRAWALGVLEQIEAGIRAVHEHGQVHGDLHPGNVLVTPDGTVRFVDLELSYAQDAPAPSAGGAPGFTPPDGRTGVAADLYSLACLKIALFIPLTPLLALDHRTARRLIDEAVRRFGLDIGFGAEVLARLEAPRTGGAPAGERTQQAEELARTWPVDTADGVQQLRTAIVRGLHESLDLSRADRVFPGDVRQFTHDALSIAHGACGVLPALHEPGESSHRADAVLDWVSAALHRAPRTQPGLLDGITGIARTFSRFGRVDEAARLTAEIERLPFEQLPGDLYGGLVGIGLDRLDEDPDGAAITEIRRVLRDRTGELGRHIRSVKGVTRAARDRGGLLRGATGAALFWLRCYETYHQAEDLDRARRALAVDLSACTERPDGSLQLDEDRRSLPYLGSGSIGVALVAMRLLEHLDDEDLRRAVRRVIRVTRAGYTAQSGLLNGRAGFVLFLTAVQRSPFADAVSRADLIRHTRDLGLYALVHGTGLHFPGEQILRASTDWASGSAGVLTALDAYAHVVHGTAPAPTPPIPGLFPGTGTVRPPEGALDLRSHQPEPTPST; this comes from the coding sequence ATGCGCTACGTCGAGTTCATCCAGGCCGACCCCTTCTTCTACGACCGGCTCCGCACCGACCGCACCCACCCCGCCACCACCGATTACCGCATCGCGCAGAACGTGGACTGGGCCGGCTGGGAGCAGAACACCCGCGACGGCTGGCACGGCGTGTTCCCCCGCGACCTCGAACTGCCCGAACAAGGCTGGAAGGTGCACGTCTCGGCCACCCTCGAGAATGCCCAGTGCGTGCTGGATCTCGTCTCCGGACACTGCGGGCGGCAGCGGGTACCGTTCAAGTACCGGGCCACCCGCACCGACCTGCTGCGCATCAACCTGAAGTACGCCGACCGGGGCACGAGCGGCAAGTTCGTCACCGTCTATCCGGCCACCGAGCAGGCCTGCGCAGAGGTACTGAACGATCTCGACGCGCTGGTCGGCGGGATGGACGGACCCTACGTGCTCAGCGACCTGCGCTGGAACCAGGGGCCGGTCTACCTGCGGTACGGCGGTTTCCGGGCGCTGGACGTACGTGACGAGCACGATCAGCTGGTGCCCGCGATCCGGCGTCCCGACGGTGAACTCGTGCCCGACCGCCGCACCCCGTCCTTCGCACCGCCCGCCTGGGTGCCACTACCGGCGTTCGTCACCACGGCCCGCGAGCGCCTGAATGCCGACGACAGCGAGGCTTTCGGCTACCGGGTGCGCGAGGCGCTGCACTTCAGCAACGGTGGGGGCGTGTACCTGGCCGAGCGACTGCGCGATGCGGCGACGGTGGTGCTGAAGGAGGCCCGTCCGCACGCGGGGCTCTCTCCCGACGGCCGTGACGCGGTGGAGCGACTGCAGTGCGAACGTGAGCAGCTCGAGCGGCTGCGGGGCGTGCCTTCGATCGTGGGTGTGCTGGGCGGGTTCGAGCACTCGGGTCACCATTTCCTGGTGCTGGAACACGTCGGGGGACGTTCGCTGAACCGGGAGATCGCGGCCCGTCACCCGATGGTCCGGGCCGGGGCGAGCACGCACGACCGCGACGAGTACCGCGCCTGGGCCCTCGGGGTGCTGGAACAGATCGAGGCCGGGATACGGGCCGTGCACGAGCACGGTCAGGTGCACGGCGATCTGCACCCGGGCAACGTGCTCGTGACCCCGGACGGCACCGTGCGTTTCGTCGATCTGGAGTTGTCGTACGCACAGGACGCCCCCGCGCCGTCCGCGGGTGGAGCCCCCGGGTTCACCCCTCCGGACGGGCGCACCGGCGTGGCCGCCGACCTGTACTCGCTGGCCTGCCTGAAGATCGCGCTGTTCATCCCGCTCACCCCGCTGCTGGCCCTGGACCACCGCACGGCCCGGCGCCTGATCGACGAGGCCGTGCGCCGGTTCGGGCTCGACATCGGTTTCGGGGCCGAGGTCCTCGCCCGTCTCGAGGCACCTCGGACCGGCGGCGCACCCGCCGGCGAAAGAACGCAGCAGGCCGAGGAACTGGCCCGGACCTGGCCGGTCGACACCGCCGACGGGGTGCAGCAACTGAGAACGGCCATCGTGCGCGGCCTTCACGAGAGCCTCGACCTGAGCCGGGCCGATCGCGTGTTCCCCGGCGACGTCCGCCAGTTCACCCACGACGCACTCTCGATCGCCCACGGCGCGTGCGGCGTCCTGCCGGCGCTGCACGAGCCCGGCGAGAGCTCACACCGGGCCGACGCCGTGCTCGACTGGGTGAGCGCCGCCCTGCACCGGGCGCCTCGCACCCAGCCGGGTCTGCTCGACGGCATCACCGGGATCGCCCGCACCTTCAGCCGGTTCGGCCGGGTCGACGAGGCCGCCCGGCTCACCGCGGAGATCGAGCGCCTGCCCTTCGAGCAGCTCCCGGGCGACCTGTACGGCGGCCTGGTGGGCATCGGCCTCGACCGGCTCGACGAGGACCCGGACGGCGCCGCGATCACCGAGATCCGCCGGGTGCTGCGCGATCGCACCGGTGAACTCGGCCGCCACATCCGCTCGGTCAAGGGTGTGACGCGGGCGGCCCGGGACCGGGGCGGCCTGCTGCGCGGTGCGACCGGCGCGGCCCTGTTCTGGCTGCGCTGCTACGAGACCTACCATCAGGCCGAGGATCTCGACCGGGCCCGCCGCGCGCTCGCCGTCGACCTGTCCGCCTGCACAGAACGTCCGGACGGCTCGCTGCAGCTCGACGAAGACCGCCGCTCCCTGCCGTATCTCGGCTCCGGCTCGATCGGCGTGGCGCTGGTCGCGATGCGCCTGCTCGAGCACCTCGACGACGAAGACCTGCGCCGGGCCGTGCGCCGGGTGATCCGGGTGACGCGGGCCGGATACACCGCTCAGTCGGGTCTTCTCAACGGCCGCGCCGGGTTCGTGCTCTTCCTCACCGCCGTGCAGCGTTCCCCGTTCGCCGACGCGGTCAGCCGCGCCGACCTGATCCGGCACACCCGCGACCTCGGCCTCTACGCCCTGGTGCACGGCACCGGCCTCCACTTTCCCGGCGAGCAGATCCTGCGGGCCTCGACCGACTGGGCCAGCGGCTCGGCCGGCGTTCTCACCGCCCTCGACGCCTACGCCCACGTGGTGCACGGCACGGCGCCCGCCCCCACACCCCCGATACCGGGCCTCTTCCCGGGAACCGGCACCGTTCGTCCACCGGAAGGAGCCCTGGACCTCAGATCACACCAGCCCGAACCCACGCCCAGCACCTGA
- a CDS encoding DUF6281 family protein produces the protein MLRHVFLLAPVLLLTACAGTTGSSASCAFAVEYEGRIYTGEQRIDPDLVGASLGVHQMPACNDTGGSEPAPGDPSPGDVEIFRVEGFDPRHVVYAQIVGADAEPEGRRLSVGKDEMPADVWSSLQADTGV, from the coding sequence GTGCTGAGACACGTCTTCCTCCTCGCGCCCGTCCTGCTGCTCACCGCCTGCGCGGGCACGACCGGGAGCTCGGCCTCGTGCGCGTTCGCGGTGGAGTACGAGGGCCGGATCTACACCGGGGAGCAGCGGATCGACCCGGATCTGGTCGGCGCGAGCCTGGGCGTGCACCAGATGCCGGCCTGCAACGACACCGGTGGGAGCGAGCCGGCCCCCGGCGATCCCTCGCCCGGCGACGTGGAGATCTTCCGGGTCGAGGGATTCGACCCGCGCCATGTGGTCTACGCCCAGATCGTGGGCGCGGACGCGGAGCCCGAGGGACGCCGTCTTTCCGTCGGGAAGGACGAGATGCCCGCCGATGTCTGGTCCAGCCTGCAGGCCGATACCGGCGTCTGA
- a CDS encoding ABC transporter permease has protein sequence MFFAETAILTGRSLKHITRSLDSIVTTAVTPIAIMLMFVYVFGGAIDTGDVKYVDYMLPGILLITIASGVAYTAVRLYTDSSEGIFERFQSMPISRSAVLWAHVLTSMVANLASLVLVVLVALLIGFRTGASVLDWLAVTGIVGLFTLAVTWIAVIPGLAARSVDGASAFAFPLIFLPFISSAFVPTGGMPGPLRAFAENQPVTSIVDTLRALFGGQPAGNDIWVALAWCVGVLVLAWALAARAYRRRIA, from the coding sequence ATGTTTTTCGCCGAGACCGCGATCCTGACCGGACGCTCGCTCAAGCACATCACCCGCAGCCTCGACAGCATCGTCACCACGGCGGTCACCCCGATCGCGATCATGCTGATGTTCGTCTACGTCTTCGGCGGGGCCATCGACACCGGCGACGTGAAGTACGTCGACTACATGCTGCCGGGCATCCTGCTCATCACCATCGCCTCGGGAGTCGCCTACACCGCGGTCCGGCTCTACACCGACTCCAGTGAAGGCATTTTCGAGCGGTTCCAGTCGATGCCGATCTCCCGCTCGGCGGTACTGTGGGCCCACGTGCTCACCTCGATGGTCGCGAACCTGGCCTCGCTCGTGCTGGTGGTGCTCGTGGCCCTGCTCATCGGGTTCCGGACCGGCGCGAGCGTGCTCGACTGGCTGGCCGTCACCGGCATCGTGGGGCTGTTCACCCTGGCCGTCACCTGGATCGCCGTCATCCCCGGGCTCGCCGCCCGCTCGGTCGACGGAGCCAGCGCCTTCGCCTTCCCCCTGATCTTCCTGCCCTTCATCAGCTCGGCCTTCGTGCCGACCGGCGGAATGCCCGGCCCGCTGCGGGCCTTCGCCGAGAACCAGCCCGTCACCTCGATCGTCGACACCCTGCGGGCCCTGTTCGGCGGGCAGCCGGCCGGGAACGACATCTGGGTCGCCCTCGCCTGGTGCGTCGGGGTGCTGGTGCTGGCCTGGGCCCTCGCGGCGCGTGCCTACCGCCGTCGCATCGCATAG
- a CDS encoding SapB/AmfS family lanthipeptide, whose translation MNQILDLQTLTPDEQPEDLSLLNLCGQPSTASLLLCG comes from the coding sequence ATGAACCAGATTCTCGACCTTCAGACCCTCACACCCGACGAGCAGCCCGAGGATCTGAGCCTGCTCAACCTCTGCGGCCAGCCCAGCACCGCGAGCCTCCTGCTGTGCGGATGA
- a CDS encoding serine hydrolase domain-containing protein, giving the protein MTTTTAAPTVRARRTQALVIASAVLAGSGVVAGAGTASAHAAQSPDDVTMREVSKHVLGTGAPGYLARIDNGRRVSTTTAGLADISTGRKLRAGDQFEIGSNTKTFMSTLTLQLVDQGRVGLDQPVQKYLPGVVPNGANITVRMLLNHTSGLFSYTGDEAFFARLTSEPEHVFTEQELLDVAFSHDPDFAPGTSWNYSNTNYTLIGLILQKQTGKSLAQLVQQRIVAPLGLRHTYFADPYATNTGKGYAHGYAVGFTGERPTYTDTSAWPIGGWGGAAGAVVSDADDTATFFSAVLSGKLFSQKQLNQMKQTVDVPADYPIRGGYGLGIFEIESACGPVWGHGGDTLGHHSTAIATADGRRTAVSDTTAEPGDTTETDGATRFAQVAFAAQDVTACRMLGKPVPQTVADALRGLTPAS; this is encoded by the coding sequence ATGACGACAACGACTGCCGCACCGACCGTCCGGGCCCGCCGCACGCAGGCGCTGGTCATCGCCTCCGCCGTGCTGGCCGGGTCCGGCGTGGTCGCCGGCGCAGGCACCGCGTCCGCCCACGCCGCACAGAGTCCTGACGACGTCACGATGCGCGAGGTGTCGAAGCACGTCCTCGGCACCGGCGCCCCCGGCTACCTGGCCCGCATCGACAACGGCCGCCGCGTGTCCACCACCACCGCCGGGCTGGCCGACATCAGCACCGGCCGCAAGCTCCGGGCCGGCGACCAGTTCGAGATCGGCAGCAACACCAAGACGTTCATGTCCACGCTGACGCTGCAGTTGGTCGACCAGGGCAGGGTCGGGCTCGACCAGCCGGTGCAGAAGTACCTGCCGGGGGTGGTGCCGAACGGCGCGAACATCACCGTGCGGATGCTGCTCAACCACACCAGCGGCCTGTTCAGCTACACCGGCGACGAAGCGTTCTTCGCCCGGCTCACCAGCGAGCCGGAGCACGTGTTCACCGAGCAGGAGCTGCTCGACGTGGCGTTCTCGCACGACCCGGACTTCGCCCCCGGCACCAGCTGGAACTACTCGAACACGAACTACACGCTGATCGGCCTGATCCTGCAGAAGCAGACCGGCAAGAGCCTGGCGCAGCTGGTGCAGCAGCGGATCGTGGCCCCGCTCGGGCTGCGGCACACCTACTTCGCCGACCCGTACGCCACGAACACGGGCAAGGGCTACGCCCACGGCTATGCGGTGGGCTTCACCGGCGAGCGGCCGACCTACACCGACACCTCGGCCTGGCCGATCGGCGGCTGGGGCGGTGCGGCCGGTGCCGTGGTGTCCGACGCCGACGACACCGCGACGTTCTTCTCCGCCGTGCTGAGCGGAAAGCTGTTCTCGCAGAAGCAGCTCAACCAGATGAAGCAGACGGTGGACGTGCCGGCGGACTACCCGATCCGCGGCGGCTACGGTCTGGGGATCTTCGAGATCGAGTCGGCCTGCGGTCCGGTGTGGGGCCACGGTGGCGACACCCTGGGCCACCACAGCACGGCCATCGCCACCGCCGACGGGCGGCGCACCGCCGTCAGCGACACCACGGCCGAGCCCGGCGACACCACGGAGACCGACGGGGCCACCCGCTTCGCCCAGGTCGCGTTCGCCGCGCAGGACGTGACCGCCTGCCGGATGCTCGGCAAGCCGGTCCCGCAGACCGTCGCCGACGCGCTGCGCGGGTTGACCCCCGCGTCCTGA
- a CDS encoding HupE/UreJ family protein has translation MSRSLVRVLAGGLLGLVALVSSLVLTSTQPASAHPMPRSIVALDVGDSSITADLQIPVNDLALASGIDLTGDDADAVLTGQAGDLKNYLAEHVQPVSTTGTPWTVAVGTVALSEAEQTGSGTYREITARAELTPAAGESLRQFTFRLDPVIHQVATHTVLVTAKDAGDDQAREVATVSIDATTMTVAPLTIDLDDTSAWIGFTGMVSLGAHHILEGTDHLLFLLVLLLPAPVLASAGRWSGAAPPSTALARTARITLAFTIGHSATLAISALTRVEIPAQPIEALIAVSILIGALNAVRPLFPGREALVAAGFGLIHGMAFSFTLAEMNLTTGRLVLSLLGFNLGIEAMQLLVVAVMLPSLIVLSRTSWYRPVQMSGAAVAGVAATGWLIDRIGIGNAVARTADLLGTQGWWVAGGLAVLAAASHLSRRRAVAQQQA, from the coding sequence ATGAGCCGGTCCCTCGTACGCGTTCTCGCCGGCGGCCTGCTGGGCCTCGTCGCTCTCGTGAGCAGCCTGGTGCTGACGAGCACCCAGCCGGCCTCGGCCCACCCCATGCCCCGCTCGATCGTGGCGCTCGACGTCGGTGACAGCTCGATCACCGCCGACCTCCAGATCCCCGTGAACGACCTGGCCCTGGCCAGCGGCATCGACCTGACCGGTGACGACGCCGACGCGGTGCTGACCGGGCAGGCCGGCGACCTGAAAAACTATCTGGCCGAGCACGTCCAGCCGGTCAGCACCACCGGAACCCCCTGGACCGTCGCCGTCGGCACGGTCGCGCTGAGCGAGGCCGAGCAGACCGGCAGCGGCACCTACCGCGAGATCACCGCCCGGGCCGAGCTCACCCCGGCGGCCGGGGAGAGCCTGCGACAGTTCACGTTCCGCCTCGACCCCGTGATCCACCAGGTCGCCACGCACACCGTGCTGGTGACGGCGAAGGACGCTGGTGACGACCAGGCGCGCGAGGTCGCCACCGTCAGCATCGACGCGACGACCATGACTGTCGCACCGCTCACGATCGACCTGGACGACACCTCGGCCTGGATCGGTTTCACCGGCATGGTCAGCCTCGGCGCCCACCACATTCTCGAGGGCACCGACCACCTGCTGTTCCTGCTCGTGCTCCTGCTGCCCGCGCCGGTGCTGGCGTCGGCGGGTCGCTGGTCGGGTGCGGCCCCACCCAGCACCGCCCTGGCCCGGACAGCCCGTATCACGCTGGCTTTCACGATAGGACACTCGGCCACGCTGGCGATCAGCGCGCTGACCCGCGTCGAGATCCCGGCCCAGCCGATCGAGGCGCTCATCGCGGTGAGCATCCTGATCGGTGCGCTCAACGCCGTACGCCCGCTCTTCCCGGGCCGGGAAGCGCTGGTGGCAGCCGGTTTCGGACTCATCCACGGCATGGCCTTCTCATTCACCCTGGCCGAGATGAACCTGACCACGGGCCGGCTGGTGCTCAGCCTGCTCGGGTTCAACCTGGGCATCGAGGCGATGCAGCTGCTGGTGGTCGCCGTGATGCTGCCGTCGCTGATCGTGCTGAGCCGCACGTCCTGGTACCGCCCCGTCCAGATGAGCGGCGCCGCGGTCGCCGGCGTCGCTGCCACCGGCTGGCTCATCGATCGCATCGGCATCGGCAACGCCGTGGCCCGCACCGCCGACCTCCTGGGTACCCAGGGCTGGTGGGTCGCGGGTGGCCTGGCCGTCCTCGCTGCCGCGTCACATCTGTCGCGACGCCGCGCGGTGGCACAGCAACAGGCTTGA
- a CDS encoding DUF3500 domain-containing protein yields MKTKLSAHQPFPRRLAGALIASAVVLTTACSGSSSGSTASTSEAATAAVTKHDVASVVAAAEAFSASLTDDQKTTALVDMTAENAQAWSNLPCGQSCRGGLAFADLEDSQLALAKTLLQTALGSGDTGYARVEDLWAADDELNALQESGEGGGPGSNGGTNGDAMPSGMPTDMPSGGVMPSGAPGGGMPSGGTMPSGGAMPSRDAAGGSGGAGGGLGGYGNGLYDLALLGTPSTDGTWMLHFGGHHLAVNFTYKNGEVSGASPYFVGVEPTTWTDDDGTEYAPLEAMQQAVAALGTSLTAAQKKTAKLGQSFSDVLLGPGEDGNFPATKQGIPVSELSDEQKQLVLTAMKQWVGVADDDTAEAMTKTYEDELDETYVGWSGGVEMTAHANYLRIDGPSVWIEFVCQNGVVISDQIHYHTVWRDHTRDYGGEFSS; encoded by the coding sequence GTGAAGACGAAACTATCCGCACACCAACCATTTCCCCGACGCCTGGCCGGCGCCCTGATCGCCTCCGCCGTGGTGCTGACCACGGCCTGCAGCGGATCCAGCTCGGGGAGCACGGCTTCCACGAGCGAGGCCGCCACCGCGGCCGTCACGAAGCACGACGTGGCCTCGGTCGTCGCGGCGGCCGAGGCATTCTCGGCCTCGCTCACCGATGACCAGAAGACCACCGCGCTCGTCGACATGACCGCTGAGAACGCGCAGGCCTGGTCGAATCTGCCCTGCGGCCAGAGCTGCCGGGGTGGTTTGGCGTTCGCCGACCTCGAGGACAGCCAGCTCGCCCTGGCCAAGACCCTGCTGCAGACCGCGCTCGGCAGTGGCGACACCGGTTACGCCCGGGTCGAGGACCTGTGGGCGGCCGACGACGAGCTGAACGCGTTGCAGGAGAGCGGTGAGGGCGGCGGCCCGGGCAGCAACGGGGGCACGAATGGTGACGCGATGCCGAGCGGCATGCCCACCGACATGCCCAGCGGTGGGGTGATGCCCAGCGGCGCACCGGGCGGCGGCATGCCCAGTGGCGGCACGATGCCGAGTGGTGGGGCGATGCCGAGCAGGGACGCAGCGGGAGGCTCCGGGGGTGCGGGTGGCGGTCTCGGGGGTTACGGCAACGGACTGTACGACCTGGCCCTGCTCGGAACGCCCAGCACCGACGGCACCTGGATGCTGCACTTCGGCGGCCACCATCTCGCGGTCAACTTCACGTACAAGAACGGCGAGGTGTCCGGCGCCAGCCCGTATTTCGTCGGCGTCGAGCCCACTACGTGGACCGACGACGACGGCACCGAATACGCACCACTCGAGGCGATGCAGCAGGCCGTGGCCGCGCTCGGCACCAGCCTGACCGCCGCGCAGAAGAAGACGGCCAAGCTCGGCCAGTCCTTCAGCGACGTGCTGCTCGGCCCCGGTGAGGACGGAAACTTCCCCGCGACCAAGCAGGGCATCCCGGTGAGCGAGCTCAGCGACGAGCAGAAGCAACTGGTGCTCACGGCCATGAAACAGTGGGTCGGCGTGGCCGACGACGACACCGCCGAGGCCATGACGAAGACCTACGAGGACGAGCTCGACGAGACCTACGTCGGCTGGTCGGGCGGCGTCGAGATGACCGCGCACGCCAACTATCTGCGCATCGACGGCCCGAGTGTGTGGATCGAGTTCGTCTGCCAGAACGGCGTCGTGATCAGCGACCAGATCCATTACCACACCGTCTGGCGCGACCACACCCGCGACTACGGCGGTGAGTTCTCCTCCTGA
- a CDS encoding ABC transporter ATP-binding protein: protein MTTRQEPDLAIEVRGLRKAFRDHEVLRGVDLQVRRGSVFALLGSNGAGKTTAVRILSTLMRADAGTALVDGFDVATHPQDVRRSISLTGQFAAVDEVLDGRENLVLVARLRRVPRAREVADELLARFGLTEAARRRVATYSGGMRRRLDIAMSLIGEPPVIFLDEPTTGLDPQGRIEVWGAVKELAAQGTTVLLTTQYLEEAEALADRIAILHSGRIIVDGTLAELKQLLPPAKVEYVEKQPSLTDVFLAITSASTSEEK, encoded by the coding sequence ATGACGACACGACAGGAACCGGACCTCGCGATCGAGGTGCGGGGGTTGCGCAAGGCGTTCAGGGACCACGAGGTGCTGCGGGGCGTGGACCTGCAGGTGCGGCGCGGCAGTGTGTTCGCGCTGCTCGGCTCGAACGGTGCGGGCAAGACGACCGCGGTGAGGATCCTGTCCACCCTGATGCGGGCGGACGCGGGAACCGCACTGGTCGACGGGTTCGACGTCGCCACCCACCCGCAGGACGTGCGCCGCTCGATCAGCCTCACCGGCCAGTTCGCGGCCGTCGACGAGGTGCTCGACGGCCGCGAGAACCTGGTGCTCGTGGCCCGGCTGCGGCGGGTTCCCCGCGCGAGAGAGGTCGCCGACGAGCTGCTGGCCCGTTTCGGGCTCACCGAGGCTGCCAGGCGTCGCGTCGCCACCTACTCGGGTGGCATGCGCCGCCGCCTCGACATCGCGATGAGCCTGATCGGCGAACCGCCCGTCATCTTCCTCGACGAGCCCACCACCGGCCTCGACCCGCAGGGCCGCATCGAGGTCTGGGGCGCGGTGAAAGAGCTGGCCGCGCAGGGCACCACGGTTCTGCTCACCACCCAGTACCTGGAGGAGGCCGAGGCCCTGGCCGACCGGATCGCGATCCTGCACTCCGGCCGCATCATCGTCGACGGCACGCTGGCCGAGCTCAAGCAGCTGCTGCCGCCGGCCAAGGTCGAGTACGTCGAGAAGCAGCCCAGCCTGACTGACGTCTTCCTGGCCATCACGTCCGCGTCGACCTCCGAGGAGAAGTAA